GGGAAATTGGTGCATTGCAGATATTCAAGCTGAGACAGCGTTGGCCCTTTGGCAACAGCAACATAGATTACACCGATTATACTCCCCTGTACAATGACATGACCGTCCAATTGGCCAAGGAATACCTTTTCGATCATACCATCTGGGGCAAAGCCCATAGTGACATGGCAGACTATTACCTGAAGCAGGGCGATTTCAACAAGGCTTGTCAGGAGTATCAGGCAATTGTTGAAATACATCCTGAAAAAACGGAGTATTACACCAAACTGATTGAATGTGCAAAAGAACTTCGTTTGTGGGACCTGGTAAAACAAACCAGCCAGAATGCGCTTGTTACTACCACATCAAGAGGGATGTTTTATTATAATCTGGCGATTTCGCATAGAATGACTGGCGATATGGAGCAGGCTATATCTATCATTGAAATCGCGCTCAAAGCACCTGAATTGACCCGGATCCAACTGGCAAATGTTCGTTTTACCTATGCAAGGTTTTTGCTGGAGGTTCAGAAACCTTCAGAGGCAGCATCAGTTCTAACTGAACTGGTGAGCGAAGTCCCTGAATTTGTAAAAGCCCAGGAACTTCTTTCAAAACTAATCAATTAGGTTCTCGATTATTCGGTAGAGACTTTCCCCACTCTAAGAATTTTATCTGCATCAATCTCCCTGAAAACATCATGCAGAAATTCGACATAAATCTCTTCAGTTTTACGAATTTCAGTATGAAAGGGATAGATAGGCAGGAGTAGTACCTCGACCCATTTCTTTGTGTTTGCACTGCGAGAATAGGTTTTAATCAACCTGCCTTGGTCATCAAACACTTCAACATCCAGATAGTATTCCTGGGTGTATGGTATGGGAACAAGCGTCAGTGAAAGTACAGATCCTATCGATCCCAGGAAGTACTTACTAAATGATTTCTCCTTCCTGAACTGCATAGCTATTCTTAGTTCGTAATTAGCCATGAGAGAATCTTTCAAAGCGAGACGCTCAGGATCCGACATATCCGAGGCAAACTCGGTGAAAGCTGCGAATCGATTGAGATTTGAAAACTCATTGGTAGCGTCAAGCAGAATATCATCATAGCCATCTAGAATTCTGTATCTGTTCTGAAGTTTAGGCACTGCATCCAGCCCCCTGGTTTGCACGAGATGTCTGGAAACAAAAAGGACATCCACTGGCGCTTCCCCAAGTGTTTTATTTGGGCTGAGGCCACTGGCACCTTCAATGTCTGTTTTGAAGGTTGCACAACTTGAAACCATTATGCACATGCCGAGAATCGAGATTAAAACGAACTTCTTCATGTCTATCTCCTTTTCACGTGTTTTGAAGAACCCTTATGGATTTTTGCGGAGGGTTATTGCTCCAGGTCGCATACTCAAATCAAATATGAAATTGTTGGCAAGATGAAAATCTCCAATTGTGGCATTATCATGAACTGCCTTCATGAGTAGCGTAATGCGTTTTTTGTGAAACTCACTGTTTGGAAATATTTGCCCCTGGATACTTCCTTTGATGCTATAGCCACCATTCCAGTCATCCACTTCAATTTCTGCATCCACTATTTGCGCGTTGCCTACTGACCCTGTGATATCCAGATCTGGTGTCACCCTTAAGGTAAAGCGAACCACCCCAACTTCATCACCCAGGTTAACATTATAAAAATGCCCTTCTCCCTGCCAGTCACCAATGAATTGCTCGAAATCTGGTGGGTCTGTCTGCCCCATGACCAGGGTGCATAGTCCCAGCAATACTATGGTGACAATATTCGATTTGTTTTTCATTGGACCTCCTCGGAGGGTTTTGGTTGGAGATGATTCCATTTCTTATGACGATTCATCCTGTTTGCTCCCGCTCCGAAGTAAAATAATTCCACTGGCTAGAAGTGGTCCTATAAAAAGCACAATGACCATCCCCCGTCCTCTTTCAAGCGGATTGGGACCAAATATTTCATAGAGATGAAAGAAATAGAAGAAGAAGGCTGAAACTACCATTAGAATTACACCGGCTATTTTGGGCCATCTCGTGGCGACATAGGCCAACAAGAAAAATGGAGCCGCCACAAGTGATTGCATGATCAGAGCGATGGGATCAGTAAGATGTCCAACTATGTTGAATACCAACCACACCCATCCGAAACCGTAAAGAACCCGTGATACTGTTTTTTGAGGACCCCAGAAAGAGAGTAGAGAACTTAGAAACCAGGTAAACCAGAGCACAGCCAGGATCAAGGATACCGTAACCTCGGGTTCTTCCACATTACGCTCTCCAGACCGCAGGTAGGAAACCAGGAGAAAAGTGAATAGACCCGCTGTAAGAAAAGCATGGTAGCCTGCCCGTCGATCTGCCCGTCGTTGAAATTCATCCTGATCATTTAATAATCCCATTTCCCTGAGAATGCCGGGACCAAAGGTACCCAGGGCAGCCAGAGATAGGAAGGTCCAGCTAATTTCTGAAAGACCAAACCCGAGGAGAACCACCACGCCAGCGATAAGCGTTGCATGAGTGGGCTGCCAGTCCAACCGGCCAAACAATTTGTTGATCATCTTCCTACTCCTCCAATTCAAATATTTCTTCTACGGTAGCGCCCAGAACCTGTGAGAGACGCAACGCCAACCCCACTGATGGTGAATAGCGACCTTTTTCAATAGAGAGAATGGTCTGGCGAGTGGTTCCAACTTTTTCAGCCAACTGTTCCTGGGTCAAATCCCCGGCTTTTAGTCGACACAACTTCAAATTATTTCGAATATCATACTTAGGTCTCATATACCAATATACAATAAACTGTACATAATGGAAAGTTTATTTTACATTTTTGCTTGCATTACTCGCCTGGTTACCATATTTTCAATCACATCAAGAGCCCATCTTTTGATAAACCTAATGGAGGGGAGCACCATGAAGTATTGTCTAACGCTTGTTTTTATGATGATTTTCTTTATGTCATGCAGTGTCATTGATAAAGACGCTCAAAAATTATTTTCAAACCGGACCGGACCATTCGAGGTAACTGTTTACCCCGTCCATGTTGTGATTTCAGAAACAACCTTTGCAGATACATCACTTCAAAAGGAGCTTGTTCAATTTCTCAATGATAGTGGCCTGGCCAAGGCCGTGGCTTCGGGGAAAGATGTGGACATCCCATTTCAATGGGGAGCCAATCAGGCAAAGATGTACCGTAGAAGCGCCGAAGCCTTTGCTGCTGCCATCGCGCTGGACAAACCAGCTACATCCTATGCTCTACTCATAGAAACCCTGAGCATGGGGGCTGAGAACAACATGGGGGGCGTTCATTTCTACCTCGTTGATACTACAGGTAAAGTTGTTGCTGGTACTCTTTCAAACTCCCATTGGGAAGAATTTAAATCCATATCTCCCCAAGATAGAAAAGCAGGTATGCAGGTCGCATTTTCGCTCCTGAAAACACTTACTATCGAAACCTCTTGAACACACAGTCATCCCCACAGAAACTTCTGCGGGGGTGGCTAACATTCTCACTCTTTTAGCACTCCCTAACTATTTTCACACTTCTCTTAACCTTTTTACTTATGTCGTGTCTCAGTTATGTTGTCGGCCAATTGAAATAGTAATCGCTGGCCAATGATCGGTCTCGATTTGATAAAGGATTAATTCATGCTTCGACCTATAAAACTTGCCATCCCCTTATTATTGATTGCCCTTTTAGCCACTACCCTTGTTGCTCAACCTCAACACGGTCAGGGAAGAGGTGGTGGGAACCGACCCAGCAACGGCATTGTTGGTAAAATCCTGGATGATGTGTCAGGAGTTCCCGTACAATACGCCAATATCATGCTCCACGATAGTGATAGCGAGGCCGCCATAACAGGTACCATCACGGATGAAAGAGGCAGATTCCACATAACACCTGTCAAACCGGGCCACTATTTCGTGACCATCAAATTCATGGGTTATGATGAATTGAGAATCGATAGTCTTACCATCACCATGGCGACACCCATGGCCATGATAGGTGAGGTCTTTATCGTACCGGCCACCATGTCAGGTGAATCAGTGGTGGTTGAACGAGAACGTACTACCATGGAATACAAGATTGATAAAAAAGTGATCAACGTCGGTCAGGACCTCACATCCAGTTCAGGGACGGCAGTTGAAGTGCTGGAGAATGTGCCTTCAGTTCAGGTAGATATAGAGGGTAATGTTGAACTCAGGGGTAGCAGTAATTTTACCGTTCTTATTGACAACCGGCCTTCTATTCTGGAGGGAAATGAAGCCCTCCAAACCATCCCCGCCAGTACCATCGAGAGTATTGAAATCATCACCAATCCATCAGCAGCATATGATCCAGATGGGGTTTCAGGTATTATTAATATCATCACCAAGAAAAGTAAACTTGAGGGTATGAGTGGTATAGCTAACCTGAATGTAGGGACGTTGGGACAAGTGGGTGGTGATTTCCTTCTCAATTATCGCAACCATAAATACACCGCCTACATCAGTGCTGCCTACCATACTCGCATATACGAAGGTCAGGATACAAGTCTTAGCCAGACGACAGTTGGGGATACAGTTTATTCTGTGGGTCAGCTGGGTGATAATCGCTTTCAGCATGGTGGCTACCGACTTCGCACGGGAGTTGACTTCAATATCTCCGACAAGGACATTTTTGGTGTCAAGCTTTCCTATGGGTCGAGAGGGTTTAGCCGGTCTGGCGAAAACTCATTCTCTGAGTATACCAACCTTTTTATGGTTCCAATACTATCTACTTCAGAAGCCATCTCTGAGCGCGGAGGTGCCTATTATAGTCTTGGTGCCAACTATGAGCATCAATTCAATGGCCCCACCCATCGCCTCGCCATAGATGGAAGCTACAGTATTCGAAGATCAGATGAGGAAAGTACGACGGAACAATTTGATGTTAGCGGGAACCAGATAAGCGGAAAAATCACGACAGAAGAAGGACCCACAACGCGAGGTCGTCTCGAGGTTAAATACGAACAACCCTTCGCCAATGACGGCAAGTTGGAAGCTGGTTACCAAATTCGTTATGGACTTTCAGCAGATGAAAGTGGTCTCCAGAGATGGGATTCCGGGACGGCTGATTATGTGACTGTGACTTCCTATGATTATGATACAGAGTACAAACGCGACATTCAATCTCTATTTGGTGTCCTTTCTACAAATATTGGCAAGCTGGGTGTACAGGGTGGTTTTCGTGCAGAGTATACATTCAGAAACATCTCTGTAATTGATAGCATAGATTTTGAGATCGATCGTTGGGATTATTTCCCAACACTTCACCTGTCTTATAATATCACACCAACCAAAAAATTCATGACCAGCTATTCCAGACGGATACGCCGTCCCCGGGGCTGGTTTCTGGAACCCTTCGAAACCTGGACAGATGCCTATAATGTGAGAGTGGGAAATCCTGGACTGCTTCCCCAATACATCAACTCCGCTGAAGCCGGGTATATGCAATATTTTGGGAAAAACATGCTCTCGGCTGAGGTTTATGTCCGCGAAACCACCAACCTGGTTGAGGGGGTTCAAAGTGTGTATTCAGAGAATGTCATTTTGCATACTTTTGATAATGTGGGAAATTCGCTCTCCGTCGGTAGTGAACTTTCCTTGCGTCTTTTGCCGTTTAAGTGGTGGGATTTTAATCTCATGGGCAATATATATCATTACGAAATCAATGATCAACCAGCCAGTTTCAATCAGAACATCGAAAGCGACAACTGGTCCCTGCGTTTCAACAATAACTTCACTGTCAATAGCATGATCAAGTTGCAGATGAACGCCATGTACAATAGCCCATCTGTTACCGCGCAAGGCGAACGCGAAGCCATGTTCTTCCTCAATGGCGGTGCTCGTATCAATATTATTGAGAACAAGCTCAGTGCTTCAATCAATGTGCGTGATATCCTGGATACTGGTGACCATGAGTTTACCAGTCAGGGTGACGGCTGGTATCGTTATCAGTCCTCTGATAGAGTAGCACCAATCTATTCAGTTTCCCTCAAATACATTTTCAACAATTATCGGTCAAAGGACCGAGGTGGGAATGGTGATGCTATGAATGGTGGAGAAAGCGCTGAGGGTGATGACTTCTAGGTCAGCCCCAGGACGCTAGAAAGTATTTGGCATGAGCATAAACTGTATTTATCATCCTGCCGTGATGATAAGAAATATACATATTAAGTCTTTATTTCATGATTCCGTGGGCACACAAGCCCATGGATCAGCAATTATATGTGGAGAATGTTAATAGGTAGACCTATTCACTAACACATACCACAGAGGTATTTAAAACCCCGCTGATCCTAGAGATAGCGGGGTTTTTTTATTTCAGGAACCTTAACCAAATAGCCAAGAAAGGGGTTAGAAATGAACCTGAAAGACATGGTAAAAGGAGGACAGAAAGTAAGAATCAGTTTTTATAGCCGCGGGAGTTTGTGGTACATCACAGATAGTGGCTTTGAATTCCCCGTACCTGTAGGAGACCGAGCTGAAGTTGGCAATGCCACCTTCCTGGCTGAGGATAAGGCCATCTATTTCATGCGCTACATTCGGAAATACATGCAGTTTCTGGAAGACGCACGCATGGAAGCACAAAAAAGATCATAACAAGACAAGAAGCTGCCCTGAAAGGGTGGCTTCTTGATTTAAGAACGAGGAACACCGATTGAATATTGAATATTGGAGAGTGGTTTATACATAAATCTGTGGTAAAAGAAAAAAGACTATTTCAGGTTCTGAGACAGCCTCTTGTATTTAAATCTTCAAACCTGTTTTCGAAATTTTATATAGAAGGAATTACCACCCCGAGATCTGGGGCGTACACCGACCTCGGCATTGTGTGCCTTAGCAATTCGATTCACAATGGCCAGACCTATTCCATCACCTGCTTGAGAACTATCCAGTTGGACACCACGCTCAAATATTTTCAATCCCACATCCTCACCAAGCGTCTCACCCTCATCATTAACTTCAACCAGTATGGATGCATCGTCATCTACTGCCACAACAGAGACTTCAGTACTATTTCCAGCATATTTAAGTGCGTTGCTAAGATAGTTATTGAAGACTTCAACAATGATTGGATTTGCATATACGGACAGATCTGCTGGGATCGATATCTTGGTTGCGATACCTTTTTGGGCAAAGGCTTTTTCATACTCACCCTGAGCAGATTGAACGATTCTAGAGAGATTGAGTTCTGTGAGATCGATATGTTCATTCATCGATATTTGAGTCAGGGCTCGGGCATTTGAAATCACTTCAATGAGCCTGAGACTACTTGCATTAATGGCTTGAATCTTTTTGTCCTCAGGTAATTCATCCTTCAACATATCCGAGATACCATAAATAGCATTGACTGGATTCATAATATCGTGATTAATGATATCTAATAACAGGGTCTTAAAATTGTTCTCCCACTCAAGTTTCTCTGCCAGGTCTTTGTATTTTTCATTTGATTTTTCGAGAGCTAGCTCATGTTTGATTGATTCTTCAATATCCCTATCAATTCCTCTAAAACCAATCAATACGCCATCTTCATCAAAAAGCAGTTCTGCAGAACTTTCAAGAATTTTCATTTCACCACTTTTATGACGAAATCGACCTCTGAACTGTCGCCAGGGGACACCATCTTTAAGCTCGGTATTGAATTTTTTAATTGCTTCGGGACTGGCATCCTCAACAGGCCAAAACATGCTCACGTGTCTACCAATTAATTCCCTGGCTTCATATCCCAGAATCGTTTTTACAGCATCATTGGAATAGGTGTGGATGCCATTCACATCCATTTCCCACACCCAATCGGTTAGGGAGTTGAGAAACCTCCTTAACTCGGTGTTTTCTGGACAGGTCTTTTTTAATTGGGACATCTTGGCGATAAGCTAAAATAATTTGTTAAGAGTAAAAGTGATTGCCTAAACTCTTAAAACAATTCAGTCAAGCTCCAGGTCGAAATATCGTTAATAAATGATATTGAAAAACCGAGGTCTATAAATCATTGTGTAACACGAGAACATTGATGGCAAAACCAGTATTGCCTGCGGCAAGGGAAGCTTTAGCGGCCATCTCAATCTTATGTTTTCCTTGAGTTGGGTTCGAAGACAGGTGCTCCAATCCCTCACGATATAGCTTGTAGTAGTCAGACTCAATGTTGGCTGGACCAAGATCGCCCAAATATTGCCGTGCGGATTCTGGGGTAGGCAATTCTTCTAATGATCCCAGTTTCCCCAGGTCATTTCCCGAAAGAATGCTTGATTCTCGTATACCCCTCGGTAACTGATCAATACCCATGCCCTGTCCTGTGGGTTTATCAACAGTGAACAGAGCAGCTCCTGAAGCCCGTGTGTAGTAATTAAAGCCATTCCGCCCAACCAGGTCTAAAGCATCAGGAGTCATTTTTCCATCTTGCATCACTGCTTCAGCGATATGGAATCTCACCACCCGGCACAATACCAGATTTCCAGATCCCTTTTTACCACCCAGGGGAATAATCTGTTCCACCTGACACTCCATATGGAAGGGGGAATTTTTAACCCGTTTTGGTCTCACCACATCAGACGCCAGCGTATCAAATCCCGCCTTGATAAACTCACTCAAGTCTGACCCATAAGCAGTAGAAGCCAGGCTTACCTGCTCCACCAGGTCAAAGGGTACGGCGTGGACCACACACTCCGGTATCTTTTCCAGGTTTAACAAGGTATCCTTGGCAGAACCATCCTTGCCACTATAGGCAGGTGAAAAAGCGATGTAGGGAGGATTTGCTCCAAAGGTGTTAAAAAATGAAAATGGAGCGAGATTATCAATGCCGTCTTCTGAGATGGTCGAAACCAGAGCAATGGGGCGAGGGCTTACCCCGCTGAGTAATAGATTGTGAACCTCTCTGAGGGGTTTCTGTTCAGGATCAACACTGATAAACCCACTGGATTTAGCTTCATTCACACCAGTTATTCCTTATTAACTCATTTTCTTTGTGGCAAGCAGTGAGTGGTCCAAACCACTTGACTTCATGGTGTTATTTAAAACACCCAAACCATCAATCCTAAGTTCAATTTCATCATCGGGGAGTAACCAGACCGGTGTAAAATCTTCGCCAGCTTCTTTCGCTTCAATAGCAGCCGTTCCATTCAATTCCAGATAACATCCACTGCCCACAGTGCCTGATCCAATCACATCGCCTGGGAAAAGCTCCACCCCATAGGAAGCCCGCTCGATAATTTCAGCAAAGGTCCAGGTCATATCCTTCATATTCCCATCTGAGATCTGGGTTCCATTGTGGAAGGCCTGCATTCCCAGGGAATAGGTTGCTCCAAAATCAGTCTCAATTTTGTAATCATCCAGTTCATCTGGTGTGACCAGCCAGGGTCCAATGGTGGTGGCAAAATCCTTACCTTTGGCAGGACCCAGGTTGAGTTTCATCTCTTCCATCTGAAGCAGACGTGCCGACAGATCATTCATGATGGTGAAACCTGCGATATACGCATCTGCATCCTTTGAAGCGATGTTTTTACCCCACTTCCCAATAACTACGGCAACCTCCAGCTCAAAATCAAGCTTATGCAGATGATCCGCTTCAACAACTACCTCACCTGGACCGAAAATGGCATTGTGATTGGTGAAATAGAAAATGGGAAATTCATCGAATTCAGGGATCATGGGGACACCCCGGTTACGGCGGGCAGTAGCCACGTGTTGCCTGAAAGCATAGGCATCCCTGCATGATGGCGGGTATGGGATGGGCGCCAGAAGCTCGGCGTTTTTTACTGCTGAGACACCCAGACCGCGTTTGATTCGCAGGTTCAGAGTTTGAAGGAACTCCATTCCTGATTCCTCCAGGTTAAGGAGCTCTAGAACGGTTGAGGGCAATTCAACCCCGATGGTTTCTCCACCTTTTTGGATATCATATACCCGGTCCTGGATTATGAGTCCACTTCGATGCGTGTCATCTGCTTTATAAGAAACAATTTTCATTTACTTTCCCTGATTCAAAATTATTTGATAGACTTCTTCCATGATATCCACTGCAAACTCTGTTTCTTCCATGGTTCCTGAATTCACCCTGATCCCGTTGGGAACACCAAATTTGTCTACGTGACGTACAATTAACCCACGATTGGCACATTCCTCCGCAAAGCGGGCGGCATCAGCTTCTGTGGGCATTAAGGTAAGTATAAAATTAGTGTGCGTTTTGACTTGAGGAATCCCGATGCGGTCAAAGTTCTCTTTAAGCATGTTTAATGACCGTTGATTAAGCTCTATGGTCT
The genomic region above belongs to Candidatus Neomarinimicrobiota bacterium and contains:
- a CDS encoding TonB-dependent receptor, producing MLRPIKLAIPLLLIALLATTLVAQPQHGQGRGGGNRPSNGIVGKILDDVSGVPVQYANIMLHDSDSEAAITGTITDERGRFHITPVKPGHYFVTIKFMGYDELRIDSLTITMATPMAMIGEVFIVPATMSGESVVVERERTTMEYKIDKKVINVGQDLTSSSGTAVEVLENVPSVQVDIEGNVELRGSSNFTVLIDNRPSILEGNEALQTIPASTIESIEIITNPSAAYDPDGVSGIINIITKKSKLEGMSGIANLNVGTLGQVGGDFLLNYRNHKYTAYISAAYHTRIYEGQDTSLSQTTVGDTVYSVGQLGDNRFQHGGYRLRTGVDFNISDKDIFGVKLSYGSRGFSRSGENSFSEYTNLFMVPILSTSEAISERGGAYYSLGANYEHQFNGPTHRLAIDGSYSIRRSDEESTTEQFDVSGNQISGKITTEEGPTTRGRLEVKYEQPFANDGKLEAGYQIRYGLSADESGLQRWDSGTADYVTVTSYDYDTEYKRDIQSLFGVLSTNIGKLGVQGGFRAEYTFRNISVIDSIDFEIDRWDYFPTLHLSYNITPTKKFMTSYSRRIRRPRGWFLEPFETWTDAYNVRVGNPGLLPQYINSAEAGYMQYFGKNMLSAEVYVRETTNLVEGVQSVYSENVILHTFDNVGNSLSVGSELSLRLLPFKWWDFNLMGNIYHYEINDQPASFNQNIESDNWSLRFNNNFTVNSMIKLQMNAMYNSPSVTAQGEREAMFFLNGGARINIIENKLSASINVRDILDTGDHEFTSQGDGWYRYQSSDRVAPIYSVSLKYIFNNYRSKDRGGNGDAMNGGESAEGDDF
- a CDS encoding PAS domain S-box protein, with the translated sequence MSQLKKTCPENTELRRFLNSLTDWVWEMDVNGIHTYSNDAVKTILGYEARELIGRHVSMFWPVEDASPEAIKKFNTELKDGVPWRQFRGRFRHKSGEMKILESSAELLFDEDGVLIGFRGIDRDIEESIKHELALEKSNEKYKDLAEKLEWENNFKTLLLDIINHDIMNPVNAIYGISDMLKDELPEDKKIQAINASSLRLIEVISNARALTQISMNEHIDLTELNLSRIVQSAQGEYEKAFAQKGIATKISIPADLSVYANPIIVEVFNNYLSNALKYAGNSTEVSVVAVDDDASILVEVNDEGETLGEDVGLKIFERGVQLDSSQAGDGIGLAIVNRIAKAHNAEVGVRPRSRGGNSFYIKFRKQV
- a CDS encoding fumarylacetoacetate hydrolase family protein; amino-acid sequence: MKIVSYKADDTHRSGLIIQDRVYDIQKGGETIGVELPSTVLELLNLEESGMEFLQTLNLRIKRGLGVSAVKNAELLAPIPYPPSCRDAYAFRQHVATARRNRGVPMIPEFDEFPIFYFTNHNAIFGPGEVVVEADHLHKLDFELEVAVVIGKWGKNIASKDADAYIAGFTIMNDLSARLLQMEEMKLNLGPAKGKDFATTIGPWLVTPDELDDYKIETDFGATYSLGMQAFHNGTQISDGNMKDMTWTFAEIIERASYGVELFPGDVIGSGTVGSGCYLELNGTAAIEAKEAGEDFTPVWLLPDDEIELRIDGLGVLNNTMKSSGLDHSLLATKKMS
- a CDS encoding helix-turn-helix transcriptional regulator, yielding MRNNLKLCRLKAGDLTQEQLAEKVGTTRQTILSIEKGRYSPSVGLALRLSQVLGATVEEIFELEE
- a CDS encoding flavin reductase family protein, which encodes MNEAKSSGFISVDPEQKPLREVHNLLLSGVSPRPIALVSTISEDGIDNLAPFSFFNTFGANPPYIAFSPAYSGKDGSAKDTLLNLEKIPECVVHAVPFDLVEQVSLASTAYGSDLSEFIKAGFDTLASDVVRPKRVKNSPFHMECQVEQIIPLGGKKGSGNLVLCRVVRFHIAEAVMQDGKMTPDALDLVGRNGFNYYTRASGAALFTVDKPTGQGMGIDQLPRGIRESSILSGNDLGKLGSLEELPTPESARQYLGDLGPANIESDYYKLYREGLEHLSSNPTQGKHKIEMAAKASLAAGNTGFAINVLVLHNDL